The following DNA comes from Verrucomicrobiia bacterium.
CAGCAAATGCGCTTTTCAACTGTCCAGCGGGCGAGTCAGGATCGGTGTAGCCAATGAAGAAAATGGCATGTCGCGGATCGGTAAGAAAATGTTGAGCAACTAAATTGGAAAGGGTGTGTTGAGTCATCATGCCGGAGGACAGGAGATAAATGTGGCCGCGTTGCGGGTTAATTTTTCGAACATTTTTACCGTTTACCAATCGCGGTTTAATGTCGTCGATGAGTTTAAGTTTAGGCGATAGACGTGGGTAATATTTTGCTAATCGATCGTAAATGGTGGAAATATTCCAGCTCAAACCTCCAATAGAGATGGGACAAGGTGGAATAATGCCTTCTTGCATCATATGATACAGAGCAACTAAAGTTTCTTGTGTTTTCCCTAGAGCAAAAGCGGGAATTAAAATGGCGCCATTTCGTTCGATTACTGTATTAATGCTTTTAGCAAGGCGTTCTAATTCTGCTTTTCGACAATAATTACTACTATCCGTAGCGCCTCGCGTGGTTTCAATGAGTAAAGTATCAATTTCATCTTTTGGAAAATCGGCAGAGTAAGAAATTTCTTGGGCATCAAAATTAACATCGCCTGTATAAAAGAAATTACCTTTCGCACTATTAAAACGTAAACCAACAGAACCTAAAATATGGCCTGCGTCAAACATTTCAAAAGAGAATTCATTTCGAGAGGCAGGCTCACCGTTTAAAGAGAGTTTTTTTTCCAAGGCGCAGGGGAACCATCGTTTTTGTATTTGATCGACTTCAGCATGAGAAAAAAGTGGAAGAGTTTCTTGAGATTGGGTTTTCTTCTTCATGATATTCACGGAATTGTGAAGGAGGGGATCGCTTAAATGGGTAGTGGGCTCACTCATGAAGATTTTGGCTTGGGGATGAAGTCGAGCAAAAAGAGGGAGCGTGCCGAGATGATCCAAGTGGGCATGGGAAATGAAAATGGCGTCTAATTTTTTTCCTTGGGTTTGAGTGTATAAAGGTGTGGCAGCCATGCCTTCTTTTTTAGGATGCATCCCAGCGTCTAGAAGGATCGTATAACCTTCCATTTCCAGTAAATAAGAGTTGGCGCCAATTTCATTGGCGCGCGTTAGATTAGTAAGATACCTCATGAACTTTTTACGGCATGAACTCCTCTTAGAAACAATTTTTGATAATGAACTCAATTCATGGGTAAAATTGAAAATTCTATTAAACTGCTAATTTATTATTGCTTCCTTTTAATAACATGTTAGCTTTTCCCGCTTTTATGACAAAAAAAATGAAAAAATCAAAAAAAATCGGTAAAAGTTCCAAGGCGGTAAAGGTAAATCGAGCCAAAGGAACAAAGAAAAAAGTGAATGCTGCTTCGAAAAAAAAGGCAGTTCGTTCCATTTTGTCTAAAACATCTTCTGCTTTGAAACAGTTAAAGAAAAAAGTAGCGCCTAAGCCGACTCGGGCTGTGGAAAAGATTCAAAAGCCTAAAATTTTAGCGCGTCCCGTGGTAGTAAAAAAAATAGCCAAAAAACC
Coding sequences within:
- a CDS encoding MBL fold metallo-hydrolase; the protein is MRYLTNLTRANEIGANSYLLEMEGYTILLDAGMHPKKEGMAATPLYTQTQGKKLDAIFISHAHLDHLGTLPLFARLHPQAKIFMSEPTTHLSDPLLHNSVNIMKKKTQSQETLPLFSHAEVDQIQKRWFPCALEKKLSLNGEPASRNEFSFEMFDAGHILGSVGLRFNSAKGNFFYTGDVNFDAQEISYSADFPKDEIDTLLIETTRGATDSSNYCRKAELERLAKSINTVIERNGAILIPAFALGKTQETLVALYHMMQEGIIPPCPISIGGLSWNISTIYDRLAKYYPRLSPKLKLIDDIKPRLVNGKNVRKINPQRGHIYLLSSGMMTQHTLSNLVAQHFLTDPRHAIFFIGYTDPDSPAGQLKSAFAENKSVTLDPEEGEQPIRCEIDCFDLTAHAQREDILNYIIQVNPRHVLLIHGDEPALEWFQTKIREARPKMKITIPLPGETISF